In Euphorbia lathyris chromosome 10, ddEupLath1.1, whole genome shotgun sequence, a single genomic region encodes these proteins:
- the LOC136209361 gene encoding DNA-directed RNA polymerase II subunit RPB1-like has product MTMDMRFPYSPAEVAKVRLVQFGLLSPDEIREMSVVEVEYSETTERGKPKAGGLSDTRLGTIDRKQKCETCTANMAECPGHFGHLELAKPMYHIGFMKTVLSIMRCVCFNCSKILADDEEPKFKQAMKIKNPKARLKKILDATKNRTKCEGGDDIDIDIGEEPVKKKTRGGGCGAQQPKLSIDGMRMIAEYKIQRKKSDDDQEQLPEPIERKQTLTAERVLGVLKRISDDDCKLLGFNPKYARPDWMILQVLPIPPPHVRPSVMMGTSSRSEDDLTHQLAMIIRHNENLKKLDKGGAPAHIISEFSQLLQFYVATYFDNELPGQPMATQTSGRRIKCISSRLKGKTGRIRTNLMGKRVDFSARTVITPDPNINIDELGVPWSIALNLTCPETVTPYNIERLRELVENGPHPPPGKTGAKYIIRDDGQRLDLRYLKKSSDRHLELGYKVERHLNDGDVVLFNRQPSLHKMSIMGHRIKIMPYSTFRLNLSVTSPYNADFDGDEMNMHVPQSFETRAEVMELMMVPKCIVSPQSNRPVMGIVQDSLLGCSKITKRDTFIEKDVFMNILMWWEDFDGKVPAPAILKPRPLWTGKQVLNLIIPKQINLIRTAAWHSDSERGFITPADTLVRIEKGELITGTLCKKTLGTSTGSLIHVIWEEVGPDAARKFLGHTQWLVNYWLLQNGFSIGIEDTIADASTMEKINETISNAKNAVEELIWKARNSVLELEPGRTMTESFENKVNQVLNQARDDAGSSAQKSLSESNNLKAMVTSGSKGSFINISQMTACVGQQNVEGKRIPFGFLERTLPHFTKHDHGPESRGFVENSYLRGLNPQEFFFHAMGGREGIIDTAVKTSETGYIQRRLVKAMEDTMVKYDGTVRNSLGDVIQFLYGEDGMDSVRIESQKLDSLKMKKSEFDRVFRYELDDESWNPNYMLPEHIEDLKNIRELRDVFDAEVQKLEVDRLQLGREIATTGDSSWPLPVNLMRLIWNAQKTFKVDTRKPSDIHPMEVVEAVDKLQERLKVVPGEDQLSVEAQKNATLFFGILLRSTLASKRVLQEYRLTREAFDWVIGEIESRFLQSLVAPGEMIGCVAAQSIGEPATQMTLNTFHYAGVSAKNVTLGVPRLREIINVAKNIKTPSLSVYLVPECSQTKERAKNVQCALEYTTLQSVTEGSEVWYDPDPVSTIIEEDIDFVRSYYEMPDEDIAPEKFSPWLLRIELNREKMIDKRLNMADIAEKINLEFDDDLTCIFNDDNAEKLILRIRIMNDEAPKGELNGDSAEDDLFLKKIESNIMKELALRGIPDINKVFIKQNKVSKFDDKDGFKTTEEWMLDTEGVNLLAVMCNENVDSRRTTSNHLIEVIEVLGIEAVRRCLLDELRVVISFDGSYVNYRHLAILCDTMTYRGHLMAITRHGINRNDTGPLMRCSFEETVDILLDAAVYAESDYLRGVSETIMLGQLAPIGTGGCSLYLNDEMLKKAIELQLPSYMDGVDFGMTPARSPVSGTPYHDGMISPNYMLSPNLRLSPITDAQFSPCANRMGFSPALSPNFGTAGYSPSSPVYSPTSPAYSPTSPAYSPTSPSYLPTSPSYSPISPSYSPTSPSYSRTSLSYSPTSPSYSPASPSYRPTSPLYSPTSPAYSPTSPAYSPTSPAYSPTSPAYSPTSPAYSPTSPGYSPTSPSYSPTSPSYNPASPSYSPTSPSYNPASPSYSPTSPGYSPTSPSYHPTSPIYSPTSPSYNPQSATYSPSLAYSPSSPRLSPSSPTSTSYSPSSTTYSPSSPCDSGVTADYSPSSPQYRPSAGYSPSASGYSPSSTSQ; this is encoded by the exons ATGACAATGGATATGAGATTTCCTTACTCCCCGGCGGAGGTCGCCAAGGTTCGGCTGGTGCAGTTTGGCCTACTGAGCCCCGATGAGATT AGAGAAATGTCGGTGGTTGAAGTTGAGTATAGTGAAACTACAGAGAGGGGAAAGCCCAAGGCAGGTGGTTTAAGCGACACGAGGTTGGGGACAATTGACAGAAAGCAAAAATGTGAGACTTGCACAGCGAATATGGCTGAATGTCCTGGTCATTTTGGTCATTTGGAGTTGGCCAAGCCAATGTATCATATAGGCTTTATGAAGACGGTGCTCAGTATCATGAGATGTGTTTGTTTCAACTGTTCTAAGATATTGGCAGATGAT GAAGAACCTAAATTTAAGCAAGCCATGAAAATAAAGAATCCCAAAGCCAGGCTTAAAAAGATTCTTGATGCAACCAAAAATAGGACCAAATGTGAAGGTGGTGATGATATTGATATTGATATTGGTGAAGAGCCAGTGAAAAAAAAGACTCGGGGTGGTGGCTGCGGTGCTCAGCAGCCCAAGCTGAGCATTGATGGTATGAGGATGATTGCAGAGTATAAGATTCAAAGGAAGAAAAGTGATGATGACCAAGAACAGCTACCTGAACCTATTGAAAGAAAGCAGACACTTACAGCAGAGAGG GTTCTTGGTGTATTGAAAAGGATAAGTGACGATGACTGTAAATTGTTAGGGTTTAACCCAAAGTATGCACGTCCTGATTGGATGATTCTTCAAGTCCTCCCAATTCCACCACCTCATGTCAGGCCCTCTGTCATGATGGGTACCTCCTCCAGGAGTGAG GATGATTTGACTCATCAATTGGCAATGATCATTAGACACAATGAGAATCTCAAGAAGCTGGACAAGGGTGGCGCACCTGCCCACATAATATCAGAGTTTTCCCAGTTGTTGCAGTTTTATGTGGCCACATATTTTGACAATGAGCTGCCTGGACAGCCAATG GCTACGCAAACATCTGGAAGACGTATCAAATGCATATCCAGTCGGCTCAAGGGCAAAACGGGGCGGATTAGGACTAATCTGATGGGGAAACGTGTGGATTTTTCTGCTCGTACAGTCATTACCCCTGATCCCAATATTAATATTGACGAGCTGGGTGTGCCATGGAGTATTGCCTTGAATCTCACGTGTCCGGAGACGGTGACTCCGTATAACATTGAAAG GTTGAGGGAGCTTGTTGAGAATGGGCCTCATCCTCCACCAGGAAAAACTGGTGCAAAATACATCATAAGGGATGATGGACAAAGGCTCGACCTTCGTTATTTGAAGAAAAGTAGTGATCGCCATTTGGAGCTTGGCTATAAG GTGGAGAGGCATTTGAATGATGGGGATGTTGTGTTGTTCAATCGTCAACCCAGTCTTCATAAAATGTCAATCATGGGCCATAGAATCAAGATCATGCCATACTCAACGTTTCGTTTGAACTTGTCTGTCACATCACCATATAATGCTGATTTTGATGGTGATGAAATGAACATGCATGTTCCCCAGTCATTCGAAACTAGAGCAGAGGTAATGGAGCTCATGATGGTGCCTAAGTGCATTGTTTCTCCTCAATCAAACCGGCCTGTAATGGGAATTGTCCAGGATTCACTCTTAGGATGCAGTAAGATCACAAAGAGAGATACCTTTATAGAGAAG GATGTTTTTATGAACATCTTGATGTGGTGGGAGGATTTTGATGGGAAAGTTCCTGCTCCTGCAATTCTGAAGCCACGCCCCCTTTGGACTGGAAAACAAGTTTTAAATCTCATCATACCCAAGCAAATAAATCTTATTAGAACTGCTGCCTGGCACTCTGATAGTGAAAGAGGATTTATTACTCCAGCCGATACCCTTGTACGAATAGAGAAAGGAGAGTTAATAACTGGAACTCTTTGCAAGAAAACGCTTGGGACTTCAACAGGAAGTCTTATACACGTCATCTG GGAGGAAGTTGGTCCAGATGCAGCTCGCAAGTTTTTGGGGCACACTCAATGGCTTGTAAATTATTGGCTTTTGCAAAATGGTTTTAGCATTGGCATTGAGGATACAATTGCCGATGCTTCTACAATGGAGAAAATCAATGAAACAATTTCAAATGCAAAAAATGCAGTGGAAGAGCTTATCTGGAAAGCCCGAAATTCAGTTCTAGAACTTGAACCTGGACGAACTATGACGGAATCATTTGAAAACAAAGTTAACCAG GTGTTGAATCAAGCTCGTGATGATGCTGGAAGCAGCGCCCAAAAGAGTTTATCTGAGAGTAACAATCTCAAGGCTATGGTTACTTCAGGATCAAAAGGAAGTTTCATTAACATATCTCAGATGACTGCTTGTGTGGGGCAGCAAAATGTGGAGGGTAAGCGAATTCCGTTTGGATTCTTAGAACGGACATTGCCTCACTTTACCAAGCACGACCACGGGCCAGAGAGTCGTGGATTTGTTGAGAACTCGTATTTGCGTGGGTTGAACCCTCAGGAATTCTTTTTTCATGCTATGGGTGGTAGGGAAGGTATTATTGATACGGCGGTCAAGACTTCTGAGACTGGGTACATTCAGAGGCGTTTAGTGAAGGCCATGGAGGATACCATGGTTAAATATGATGGTACGGTTAGGAATTCACTAGGCGATGTTATTCAGTTTCTTTATGGGGAGGATGGTATGGATTCTGTCCGGATTGAATCACAGAAGCTAGATTCTCTAAAAATGAAGAAATCAGAATTCGACAGGGTCTTCAGATATGAATTAGATGATGAAAGTTGGAACCCCAATTACATGTTGCCAGAGCACATTGAGGATTTGAAAAATATTCGAGAATTGCGTGATGTGTTTGATGCTGAGGTTCAAAAGCTTGAAGTAGATAGACTTCAACTTGGAAGGGAGATTGCAACTACAGGTGATAGCTCTTGGCCATTGCCTGTTAATCTTATGAGGCTAATCTGGAATGCACAGAAGACTTTCAAAGTTGATACAAGAAAGCCCTCTGACATCCATCCTATGGAAGTTGTAGAAGCTGTTGATAAGCTACAGGAAAGATTGAAAGTTGTTCCGGGAGAGGATCAATTGAGTGTGGAAGCTCAAAAGAATGCGACACTCTTCTTTGGGATCTTGCTGCGAAGCACACTTGCGAGTAAAAGGGTGTTGCAGGAATACAGGCTCACTCGCGAAGCATTTGACTGGGTAATTGGTGAAATAGAGTCAAGGTTCTTACAGTCATTGGTAGCACCTGGGGAAATGATTGGTTGTGTAGCAGCACAGTCCATTGGAGAGCCGGCTACGCAAATGACCCTCAATACTTTCCATTACGCTGGTGTTAGTGCTAAGAATGTTACCCTCGGTGTTCCTAGGCTGAGGGAGATTATTAATGTAGCTAAAAATATCAAAACTCCATCGCTTTCTGTCTACTTGGTGCCCGAATGTAGTCAAACGAAAGAGAGAGCTAAGAATGTTCAGTGTGCTTTGGAATATACAACTCTCCAGAGTGTTACTGAGGGTTCAGAAGTATGGTATGATCCAGATCCCGTGAGTactattattgaagaggatatTGATTTTGTGAGGTCATACTATGAGATGCCGGATGAAGATATCGCACCTGAAAAATTCTCTCCTTGGTTGCTTCGGATAGAGTTGAATCGTGAAAAGATGATTGATAAGAGGTTGAACATGGCTGACATTGCTGAGAAGATCAACCTTGAATTTGATGATGACTTGACTTGTATATTCAATGATGACAATGCTGAAAAGTTGATTCTTCGAATACGTATCATGAATGATGAAGCTCCCAAGGGGGAGTTGAATGGTGACTCAGCTGAGGATGATCTTTTCCTGAAAAAGATTGAGAGTAACATCATGAAGGAATTGGCTCTTCGAGGTATTCCGGATATTAATAAGGTATTCATCAAACAAAATAAAGTAAGCAAGTTTGATGATAAGGATGGATTTAAGACAACTGAGGAGTGGATGTTGGATACAGAGGGCGTCAATCTCCTTGCTGTAATGTGCAATGAAAATGTTGATTCGAGGAGGACAACTAGCAATCACTTGATTGAAGTTATTGAAGTTCTTGGTATTGAGGCAGTACGTCGTTGCTTGCTGGATGAGTTGAGGGTTGTTATCTCTTTTGATGGATCGTACGTGAATTACAGACATCTAGCTATACTGTGTGATACCATGACCTACCGTGGCCATTTAATGGCAATTACACGTCATGGTATTAACCGAAATGATACCGGGCCATTGATGAGATGCTCATTTGAAGAGACTGTGGACATTCTCCTCGATGCTGCTGTATATGCTGAATCAGATTACTTGAGAGGTGTCTCTGAGACTATAATGCTTGGTCAGCTTGCACCCATCGGAACAGGAGGCTGTTCTTTGTATCTTAATGATGAAATGCTGAAAAAAGCTATTGAGCTTCAGCTCCCTAGTTATATGGATGGTGTTGATTTCGGCATGACTCCTGCTCGTTCTCCGGTTTCAGGAACTCCATACCATGACGGTATGATTTCTCCAAATTACATGCTAAGCCCAAATCTTCGCCTATCACCCATCACAGACGCACAGTTCTCACCCTGCGCAAATCGCATGGGTTTTTCTCCCGCTTTGTCTCCGAACTTTGGCACGGCAGGTTACAGCCCATCATCACCTGTGTATAGCCCCACAAGCCCTGCCTATTCTCCCACAAGCCCTGCATATTCTCCTACAAGCCCATCATATTTGCCTACTTCCCCGAGCTACAGTCCTATCTCTCCTAGCTACAGCCCTACTTCTCCGAGCTATAGCCGTACTTCTCTGAGCTATAGCCCTACATCTCCCAGTTACAGCCCAGCTTCACCAAGCTATAGGCCTACATCACCATTATATAGTCCAACATCCCCTGCATATAGTCCTACTTCCCCTGCATATAGTCCAACATCCCCTGCATATAGTCCTACTTCCCCTGCATATAGTCCAACATCCCCTGCATATAGTCCTACTTCCCCAGGATACAGCCCGACATCACCTTCTTATAGCCCCACATCTCCATCATACAACCCGGCATCACCTTCTTATAGCCCCACATCTCCATCATACAACCCGGCATCACCTTCTTATAGCCCCACTTCCCCAGGATACAGTCCAACCTCCCCAAGCTACCATCCTACATCCCCAATCTATAGTCCGACTTCACCAAGTTACAATCCTCAATCAGCAACATACAGTCCATCACTGGCATACTCGCCTAGCAGCCCAAGATTGTCACCGTCCAGTCCTACATCGACATCATATTCCCCTTCAAGCACAACATACAGTCCAAGCAG CCCGTGTGATTCTGGTGTAACCGCAGATTATAGTCCAAGTTCTCCACAGTACAG GCCTAGTGCTGGGTATTCACCAAGTGCGTCTGGATATTCGCCGTCATCCACCAGCCAGTAA